One window of the Ureibacillus sp. FSL W7-1570 genome contains the following:
- a CDS encoding MFS transporter: MNSKSQKIALALVLSNIFITFVGIGLVIPVLPSLMNELSISGTVVGNMVAAFALAQLIASPITGKWTDKYGRKIMIIVGLFLFSFSEFLFGIGKTLEILFLSRILGGISGACIMPAITAFIADITSENERPKALGFMSAAINTGFIIGPGIGGFLAEFGIRVPFFAAGVLGAVVAIASIFLLKEPERREQPDIMKGQKVGWKRVFMPVYFISFIIIFLSTFSLSSFESLFSLFVDHKFGFTPRDIAIIVTGGGIVGAVAQILLFDKLTRRLGEIMVVRLSLILSALLVFVMTIVDSYWSVMLTCWIVFVGFDLIRPGITSYLSKIAGDEQGFVGGMNSMFTSIGNIFGPIIGGILFDMNFNFPFYFATIILVVSITIAIFWKKQTPSTE; encoded by the coding sequence ATGAATTCGAAATCACAAAAAATAGCATTGGCATTGGTCCTCAGCAATATATTCATCACCTTTGTCGGCATCGGCCTCGTCATCCCTGTCCTGCCATCACTGATGAACGAATTATCCATAAGCGGTACCGTGGTGGGAAATATGGTTGCCGCCTTTGCGTTGGCACAATTGATAGCCTCTCCTATAACAGGCAAATGGACCGATAAGTATGGACGGAAGATCATGATAATAGTCGGTCTTTTTTTATTTAGTTTTTCCGAGTTTTTATTTGGTATCGGGAAGACCCTTGAAATCCTTTTCCTTTCTCGGATATTGGGAGGAATCAGCGGCGCTTGCATCATGCCTGCCATTACGGCATTTATTGCGGACATCACTTCAGAGAACGAACGCCCAAAAGCCCTTGGTTTTATGTCTGCCGCCATTAATACAGGATTTATCATAGGACCCGGTATCGGGGGATTTTTGGCGGAATTCGGCATTCGTGTTCCATTCTTTGCCGCCGGTGTTTTAGGAGCGGTTGTCGCCATTGCTTCCATCTTCCTGTTGAAAGAACCGGAACGCAGGGAGCAACCGGACATTATGAAAGGGCAAAAGGTCGGCTGGAAACGTGTTTTCATGCCAGTGTATTTCATCTCTTTCATCATCATTTTCCTTTCGACTTTCAGTTTGTCTTCCTTTGAATCATTATTCAGTCTCTTTGTCGATCACAAATTTGGATTTACCCCTCGGGATATCGCCATCATCGTGACAGGGGGCGGAATAGTGGGAGCAGTTGCACAAATTCTTTTGTTTGATAAATTGACGAGACGATTGGGGGAAATCATGGTCGTCCGTCTAAGCTTAATATTGTCCGCATTACTCGTTTTTGTGATGACCATCGTCGATTCTTACTGGTCTGTCATGTTAACCTGCTGGATTGTTTTCGTCGGATTTGATTTGATTCGTCCCGGAATTACATCATACCTTTCAAAAATTGCGGGAGATGAACAAGGGTTTGTTGGCGGCATGAACTCCATGTTTACAAGCATCGGAAATATTTTCGGGCCGATTATCGGCGGTATTTTATTTGATATGAATTTTAATTTCCCTTTCTATTTTGCAACCATTATCCTGGTTGTCAGCATCACCATTGCAATATTTTGGAAAAAGCAAACCCCATCGACCGAATAA
- a CDS encoding class D sortase, which yields MKRKIGNLLLLIGLAILAFVAFTKIKIYYEQHKLEKEFSSIEFATSEDDLGNTEPTSFNDGDMIGKLTIPKIDLTTPIVEGASQKNMESAVGHLTNSSPLSSLGDKNSNFAIAGHRTATFGKFFNRLDELEKGDEFIIETKTKKYTFNVINSQIVKPTAVEVILPVEDQSLVTLITCHPIYSNKYRLIITGEFKEVTDKM from the coding sequence ATGAAAAGAAAAATCGGAAACCTATTGTTATTGATTGGTCTTGCCATTCTTGCATTTGTCGCTTTTACGAAAATAAAAATATATTATGAACAGCACAAGCTCGAGAAAGAATTCTCATCGATCGAGTTCGCCACTTCCGAAGATGATTTGGGCAATACGGAGCCAACTTCTTTCAATGATGGGGATATGATTGGAAAGCTTACGATTCCAAAAATCGACTTGACAACCCCCATCGTCGAAGGAGCCAGCCAAAAAAATATGGAGAGTGCTGTCGGTCATTTGACTAATAGCAGCCCGTTATCTTCATTGGGAGATAAAAACAGCAACTTCGCAATTGCCGGACATCGTACCGCCACATTTGGAAAGTTCTTCAACCGTTTGGACGAACTTGAAAAAGGTGATGAATTCATTATTGAGACTAAAACAAAAAAATATACCTTTAACGTCATCAACAGCCAAATTGTGAAACCTACAGCCGTTGAAGTCATATTGCCAGTGGAAGATCAATCTTTAGTAACACTCATTACTTGTCACCCAATTTACTCAAATAAATACAGGCTCATTATCACAGGCGAATTTAAAGAAGTGACGGATAAAATGTAA
- the menC gene encoding o-succinylbenzoate synthase gives MKINKIIVRHLKMPMKHPFTTSFGTINDKSFLLLEVHTEEGIVGFGECVAFEAPWYTEETVKTCWHMLEDFLIPIILQKDISHPNDVTKLFESIRKNKMAKASIEGAVWDIYAIASNQPLAKVLGGTKEKIDVGISLGIQPTIEKQIEVVGKYIAEGYKRIKVKIKPGWDVEVIKKLRETFPDVPMMADANSAYTLKDIDILKQLDEFNLMMIEQPLAYDDIVDHATLQKQLQTPICLDESILSLEDARKAIELGSCGIINIKIGRVGGISEAIKIHDYCKSKGIPVWCGGMLEAGIGRAHNIALTSLSNFVLPGDTAGSSHYFEEDIIQPEVVVEDGTIRVPQTVGIGYEPNRKAIEKYTVSSKTYNYI, from the coding sequence ATGAAAATTAATAAAATTATTGTTCGTCATTTGAAAATGCCGATGAAACATCCATTTACAACAAGTTTTGGCACAATCAATGATAAATCATTTTTGTTATTGGAGGTCCATACGGAAGAAGGAATCGTCGGTTTTGGGGAATGCGTCGCTTTTGAGGCGCCCTGGTATACAGAGGAAACCGTAAAAACCTGCTGGCATATGCTGGAGGACTTCCTTATTCCAATTATTTTGCAGAAGGACATCAGCCATCCCAACGATGTAACAAAACTGTTTGAAAGCATCCGGAAAAACAAAATGGCGAAAGCATCAATCGAGGGGGCGGTGTGGGACATTTATGCGATCGCATCCAATCAACCCCTTGCAAAAGTTCTTGGCGGAACCAAAGAAAAAATAGATGTGGGCATCAGCCTGGGGATTCAACCGACGATTGAAAAGCAAATAGAAGTCGTTGGTAAATATATTGCCGAAGGATATAAAAGAATAAAAGTGAAAATAAAACCGGGGTGGGATGTGGAAGTCATCAAAAAACTCCGTGAAACATTTCCGGATGTTCCGATGATGGCAGACGCCAATTCCGCATATACTTTAAAGGACATTGATATATTAAAACAATTGGATGAATTCAATTTAATGATGATTGAACAGCCGTTAGCCTATGATGATATCGTCGATCATGCGACATTGCAAAAACAGTTGCAAACACCCATTTGTTTGGATGAAAGTATATTATCTTTGGAAGATGCACGGAAAGCTATTGAACTGGGCAGCTGTGGCATCATAAACATCAAAATCGGACGGGTTGGGGGGATCTCGGAAGCAATCAAAATCCATGACTATTGCAAATCCAAGGGCATACCGGTATGGTGCGGGGGGATGCTGGAGGCTGGGATCGGCCGGGCACACAACATCGCTTTAACCTCCCTGTCCAACTTTGTTTTGCCCGGAGATACTGCCGGGTCAAGCCACTATTTTGAAGAGGATATCATCCAGCCGGAAGTGGTTGTCGAGGATGGGACAATTCGGGTGCCCCAAACAGTTGGCATCGGTTATGAGCCAAATCGAAAAGCGATTGAAAAATATACGGTCTCTTCAAAAACCTATAATTATATATGA
- a CDS encoding VCBS repeat-containing protein gives MFPYRQYQWESGMLQPIPPASQTNGPFVVAYQFSDVTGDGIADGIFLIATKLNDSPLLNNMSLVVQNGFTHEISVYHLKEVAGYNPTIWTGDLTGDRVDDILVTVQSGGSGAIVYAYVFSFISGKLGKIFDSIKFHEDCQYEVKYGNFAEVVVTSRNPNMRYILNIQYKGKEYLDEIYNGNGKLKEPIEGWVDPISGIYPIDLAGDGKYSLLTMEQIAGRYHADSLGFVENVLNWNGLAFESVRQQVAINGASF, from the coding sequence ATGTTTCCATATCGGCAATATCAGTGGGAAAGCGGCATGTTACAACCTATTCCGCCCGCCTCCCAAACAAATGGCCCCTTTGTTGTCGCTTATCAATTCAGTGATGTAACAGGTGATGGAATTGCTGATGGGATTTTTTTGATAGCCACCAAACTGAATGACAGCCCTTTACTGAACAACATGAGCCTTGTTGTGCAAAATGGTTTTACCCATGAAATATCAGTCTATCATTTAAAAGAAGTGGCGGGTTATAATCCGACTATTTGGACGGGTGATTTGACAGGCGATCGGGTGGACGATATTTTGGTGACCGTTCAATCGGGAGGAAGCGGAGCGATTGTCTATGCTTATGTATTTTCATTTATCAGCGGTAAGTTAGGGAAAATTTTTGATTCAATAAAATTTCATGAAGATTGCCAATATGAAGTGAAGTATGGAAACTTTGCCGAAGTCGTTGTGACAAGCAGAAACCCAAATATGCGGTATATATTAAATATTCAATATAAAGGAAAAGAATATTTAGATGAAATTTACAACGGGAATGGAAAGCTGAAAGAACCGATTGAAGGGTGGGTAGATCCGATCAGCGGAATTTATCCGATTGATTTGGCCGGCGACGGGAAATATTCATTGTTGACGATGGAACAGATTGCAGGAAGATACCATGCGGACAGTTTAGGATTTGTTGAAAATGTATTGAATTGGAACGGTTTGGCATTTGAATCGGTGAGACAACAGGTTGCAATAAACGGAGCAAGTTTTTAA
- a CDS encoding Crp/Fnr family transcriptional regulator, with amino-acid sequence MEQLKSYKELFPFFEGISANEMKINYVKKKFPKGETIFHEGDSCAGVPFVTKGCIRVSKFGKNGKEMSVYRVNAGETCILTVSSILSNEPYPLTATVEKDAEAIILPYQDFKLLMEVNPHFQEYIYKTISLRFLEVIKIIDEVIFQSIDERLVKHLLRYTKNDGDLIETTHDKIATEIGTVREVVSRLLKEMERKGWIQLSRGKVTVVERSKLEELMKDKKL; translated from the coding sequence ATGGAACAATTGAAGAGTTACAAAGAACTATTTCCTTTTTTTGAGGGTATCAGTGCAAATGAAATGAAAATAAATTATGTGAAGAAAAAGTTTCCGAAGGGCGAAACGATTTTTCATGAAGGGGACAGTTGTGCAGGTGTCCCATTTGTAACGAAAGGTTGCATAAGGGTTTCGAAGTTTGGAAAAAACGGGAAAGAAATGAGCGTTTATCGGGTAAATGCAGGAGAAACTTGTATTTTAACGGTCTCAAGCATTCTTTCCAATGAACCCTATCCTTTGACAGCCACTGTGGAGAAAGATGCGGAAGCCATCATCCTTCCCTATCAGGATTTCAAATTATTAATGGAAGTAAACCCGCATTTTCAAGAATATATCTATAAAACGATAAGCCTCAGGTTCCTGGAAGTGATAAAAATAATAGATGAAGTGATTTTTCAAAGCATTGATGAGCGACTGGTAAAGCATTTATTAAGATATACAAAAAATGACGGCGATTTGATTGAAACGACCCATGATAAAATTGCGACGGAGATCGGTACAGTGCGGGAAGTGGTCAGCCGTCTATTAAAAGAAATGGAGAGAAAAGGGTGGATCCAACTCTCAAGGGGGAAAGTGACCGTTGTTGAAAGAAGTAAACTGGAAGAGTTGATGAAAGATAAAAAATTGTAA
- a CDS encoding DUF2892 domain-containing protein yields the protein MGSNVGTADRVIRIILGLAILSLLFILEGNLKYLGLIGLIPLITGLVKYCPLYSLFKINTCQKK from the coding sequence ATGGGTTCAAATGTTGGTACTGCCGATCGGGTCATCCGTATTATTCTTGGCCTGGCCATCCTGTCGTTACTGTTTATATTGGAGGGAAATCTTAAATATCTCGGATTAATCGGATTGATTCCTCTGATTACGGGACTGGTGAAGTATTGTCCGTTATATTCGCTATTTAAAATTAATACGTGTCAAAAAAAATAA
- a CDS encoding protein kinase: MIRDFLENKYHRLFQTYISDHTNYSFSKVLGCGAYGITYLLIEEHTGKKYVLKRLKTKHRNSKKMRHRFQKEIQILKELDLPFVPSVIVVGELENIPFFVMDYMEGRTFEQTIFEEGNVYSLPESIHILKLLLQMVVQIHNKGIVHRDLRIPNVLIHQGKLSIIDFGLATYLNPNETIDMVKNPKKAENHCSDLYLLGHFLLFLLYSDYTPTESRERCWQEELQLPEEVKNYIERLLLMKPSFPSAEEALRSLPVV, from the coding sequence ATGATTCGGGATTTTCTTGAAAACAAGTACCACCGTTTGTTCCAAACATATATAAGTGACCACACAAATTATTCTTTTTCAAAGGTACTCGGTTGTGGCGCTTACGGAATAACCTATCTATTAATCGAAGAACATACCGGAAAAAAATATGTCCTGAAACGTTTAAAAACAAAACATCGCAATTCCAAAAAAATGCGCCATCGATTTCAAAAGGAAATTCAAATTCTTAAAGAATTGGATTTGCCCTTTGTCCCCTCCGTGATTGTGGTTGGTGAACTTGAAAATATCCCTTTCTTCGTGATGGATTATATGGAAGGCCGCACCTTTGAACAAACGATTTTCGAGGAAGGCAATGTCTACTCCCTTCCTGAATCCATACACATATTAAAACTGCTTCTTCAAATGGTTGTCCAAATTCACAATAAAGGAATCGTACACCGTGATTTAAGGATTCCCAATGTCTTAATACACCAAGGAAAACTCTCCATCATTGATTTTGGGTTGGCCACTTATCTGAATCCGAATGAAACCATCGATATGGTCAAGAATCCGAAAAAGGCGGAAAACCATTGCAGTGACCTATATCTCCTCGGCCATTTCCTGCTCTTTTTACTATACTCCGACTATACTCCGACAGAAAGCAGAGAAAGATGCTGGCAAGAAGAATTGCAATTGCCTGAAGAAGTGAAAAACTATATTGAACGTTTGCTTTTGATGAAGCCTTCATTTCCAAGTGCAGAGGAAGCATTGCGCTCCCTTCCTGTTGTTTAG